The region GATTGCCATGCCTGTCGTCAAAACGGGCCATAGCATGTGAAAAATTGCAGTCAACGCAAACTGCAGGCGTGATAGTGTCACAGTATCGGCAGGAAAATACATGAACTCTCCTTACAAGGCAAGGCCAAACCTATAAGTTAATTTTACAGGTCGATTATACAATCCTTTAGTTATGCAATTGGTATAGGAATGACCTTGTCTGGTCTTCCTAAGGATCGTGGATTTAATAACTCCGAAATTTTCAGCCCTCACCCCCAACCCCCAACCCCTCCCCCTCTCCCATCGGGAGAGGGGGCAGGGGGGTGAGGGCAATCAGGAGTTTATCGGTGTTATTTAATTCTCATTCCTAAGCCAGTAAGGATGCGAAGCAATTTACGGGGTTGTGTTCTAGATATCCCCCTTCCGGCGGGACTCATGTCCGGGAACCAGGTAATATGCTCAGGTACCAGCAACTATTCGTTTGTCCCTAACAAATAGACGGTCGTAAGTTCATGCATTCAGAGCAACCTGCTAGCAACGGCACTCCAGAAGAATGTGCAGCGGATCTGATGGAAGCCATTCACCCGATCATGCAGTTTATTCGGATGGAAATGCGCAGCCATCGGAGCCCCACCCTCTCAGTGCCCCAGTTTCGGGTTTTAGCTTTTCTGAATCACCATCCGGGGGCATCCCTTTCTGAGGTGGCAGAGCACTTGGGCGTGACTAGGGCAACGGCTTCTACCATGACCGATCGACTGGTACAGCGGGGCCTGGTCGATCGGGTAGAGTCCCCTTTCGAGCGTCGTCATATCATGCTGAAACTAACTGAATTGGGCAACAGCCAATTGCAACAGATGCAAGAAGTGACTTGCAGCAGAATCTCTGAGTTACTGGGTGGTTTAACCTCAGAGGAATTGACCAGGATGTCTGAAACCCTGGTCAAATTAGAGAAGATATTTCGTGCGGCTTGTTCTTGAATGGGCTTTCTAAGGAACGGGAATTAAATAACCTGGATTTCTTCAGCCCCCACCCCCAACCCCTCCCCCTCTCCCAAATTCCGGAGAGGGGGCAGGGGAGTGAGGGCAATCAGGA is a window of Leptolyngbya sp. 'hensonii' DNA encoding:
- a CDS encoding MarR family transcriptional regulator; this translates as MHSEQPASNGTPEECAADLMEAIHPIMQFIRMEMRSHRSPTLSVPQFRVLAFLNHHPGASLSEVAEHLGVTRATASTMTDRLVQRGLVDRVESPFERRHIMLKLTELGNSQLQQMQEVTCSRISELLGGLTSEELTRMSETLVKLEKIFRAACS